A region of the Leishmania panamensis strain MHOM/PA/94/PSC-1 chromosome 21 sequence genome:
TGCCTTCCCGTAAATCGCGCACACAGCCCGATGGACACAAccgcctccttttttttttgttcttaTTTACTCCGAACGAAACAGGCAAGGAAGCAACAACAAGCGCAACTCTGCACGTCAGAGCAGGGCATCGCTTTTCAAAGTTGCGACAGCACCATGAAGTGCGCAGACGTGCACTAGACTGCTCTCAAGTGGATGCGGAattgctgtgtgtgtgtgtgtgtgtgctgcgcgccCAAAAGGCGAGATCGAATGCAGTGTAGGGGTAGGTGAGAGGTGGGGGACAAAGTTGGAGAAGGTGGTCCTGCAGGGGTGAAGGGGGGCCACACAGACGTGAGTCGCCGCTCCGccctttgctcttctctctctgtcctctcACTTCTGCTGCACTCAACCTCACCATGGGTGATCTACACGCATAAGCATTGGAATACGCACTAGTCCAACGcgtccccccttctccgAGCGCTTGCAGAAGTCGATAACTGATAAGCAGAATAGCACGCACCGTACTTCCCTCACAGGGCCTTCACTCAATGCACTGCCCATGCATCcatctctttcctctctgctctttccctcttctctttgaTCACAATTCAGAACTCTCATTCCTGAGACCATCGCCTACGGTGTACAAAAAAACAAgtgtttctcctcctcctttccttccttgACTGTTGCCTTCATTCTACGTGAGTCCGCAACCACCCAGCTTCAACCCTACTCCTacgctcttcttttcccctcctcctccacataCAGAGCGAAGCTCTCTGAACGTTCGACTCCCCTCATTGCATTCCCTCCCTACTCTCTGTCCGTGTAACAGTCTCCacacccactctctctctgcgtctgcCGGTTAATTTCTCACCTTGCAAAGATATCCACTCTTTCACCCATGAAGTGCCAAATCGCAAGCGTTGTGGCCGCTGTCGCGCTGTtcggcagtgccgctgccgtgtcgTGCAGCGACAAATATCCTCAGTCGTCAGCCTTCTTCGGCTCGATGGGTTGCGCGTCTGCGCTGATCTTTGCCAACCTGGGCTCTGCCTACGGCACGGCCAAGTCCGGTGTCGGTGTTGCGCACCTCGGCATCCTGCACGCCGACCGCATCATGCGTGGCATTGTTCCGGTGGTCATGGCTGGTATCCTTGGTATCTACGGACTGATTGTGGCCGTGATTATCAACAACAACATTAAGGTGGAGGACAACTCGTACTCATCGTTTGCGGGCTACCTGCACTTTGGCGCTGGTCTGGCCGCCGGCTTGTCGTCTCTTGCAGCTGGCCTGTCGATCGGCATTGCGGGCGACGCGTCTGCGCGCGCGTACGGAAAGCAGGAGAAGATCTTCGTTGCCATGATTCTCATGCTGATTTTTGCGGAGGCGCTGGGGCTTTACGGTCTGATCATTGCGCTTCTGATGAACAACACGGCCGGCAAGGTGACTGCCGGCTGCCAGTAAGCGTAGCAGCTGGTCCGAGTATGGGTTTGCTCAACGGAATTTCTTGCTCACTTATCCgtgcgtggtggtgcgggtTTGTTGCTATCTGTCTCAAGTAGTCGCGGGCTTCTGTGCACATTCGTCTGTACGCTATACATGACcggtgcctctcttcctctgttgGTGGGTATCAGACACGTGagtgatggtgatggtgctgtTGCGATGCATTAAGCGACACTATTCTTTTCGTCCGCTCTAGTCTTGTCAAGCATGCGCGCTGTCTCTGCTCACTCCCACTTAC
Encoded here:
- a CDS encoding vacuolar ATP synthase, putative (TriTrypDB/GeneDB-style sysID: LpmP.21.2110); its protein translation is MKCQIASVVAAVALFGSAAAVSCSDKYPQSSAFFGSMGCASALIFANLGSAYGTAKSGVGVAHLGILHADRIMRGIVPVVMAGILGIYGLIVAVIINNNIKVEDNSYSSFAGYLHFGAGLAAGLSSLAAGLSIGIAGDASARAYGKQEKIFVAMILMLIFAEALGLYGLIIALLMNNTAGKVTAGCQ